One Aphelocoma coerulescens isolate FSJ_1873_10779 chromosome 5, UR_Acoe_1.0, whole genome shotgun sequence DNA segment encodes these proteins:
- the LOC138111131 gene encoding bestrophin-1-like translates to MTVTYTNRVADARLGTFSQLLLQWKGSIYKLLYSEFLIFISLYFTISLVYRLILSESQRLMFEKLALYCNSYAELIPVSFVLGFYVALVVSRWWAQYESIPWPDRIMNLVSCNVDGEDEYGRLLRRTLMRYSNLVSVLILRSVSTAVYKRFPSMEHVVRAGLMTPEEHKKFESLNSPHNKFWIPCVWFSNLAVKARNDGRIRDSVLLQGILNELNTLRSQCGRLYGYDWISIPLVYTQVVTVAVYSFFLACLIGRQFLDPEKAYPGHELDLFVPVFTFLQFFFYAGWLKVAEQLINPFGEDDDDFETNWLIDRNLQVSLMAVDEMHQDLPILEKDLYWNEPDPQPPYTAATAEYKRPSFLGSTFDISMQKEEMEFQPLEQIKENEEANHSTPLLGHLGRLLGVQSPSFSRSSSRMNLLRRRGDPAAPFSHYTYQDMGKSGSPCGINQPRGDSQEQWDSEEGKLREFDAFMSTPFYERPGFYSAPQTPISSIPMIFPSRRQGRKKPPALSSIAACSTSLRDVIVNTSPSRASDVDKSQSSLGSAARETFVWPTERSRGPDFMAVTVEEGKSSSREAATTGSPGARSTASNSPKFPFLAESPEHEKQGSFKNLKSSKASHPPWLNLESTASATPNSEHSSAFHTPSNKTPGGSASLCFSFTPVTSPALERSHKGNLGPEAHSLSLEDTASAPDQHPEVSRNMRDSGNGSTNPPAPKEPRRAESPSPNDSGISLAEGDYVGLMEVILEASESPGEEQMDQYS, encoded by the exons ATGACAGTGACCTACACCAACCGCGTGGCTGATGCCCGCCTGGGCAccttctcccagctcctgctccaatGGAAAGGCAGCATCTACAAACTGCTCTACTCCGAGTTCCTGATCTTCATCTCGCTCTACTTCACCATCAGCCTTGTCTACAG GCTGATCCTGAGCGAGAGCCAAAGGCTGATGTTTGAGAAGCTGGCGCTGTACTGCAACAGCTATGCCGAGCTAATCCCCGTGTCCTTCGTGCTGG GTTTCTACGTGGCCCTGGTGGTGTCCCGCTGGTGGGCCCAGTACGAGAGCATCCCGTGGCCAGACCGGATCATGAACCTGGTGTCCTGCAACGTGGATGGGGAGGACGAGTACGGGAGGCTCCTGCGCCGCACCCTGATGCGCTACAGCAACCTGGTCAGCGTGCTGATCCTGCGCTCCGTCAGCACCGCCGTCTACAAGCGCTTCCCCAGCATGGAGCACGTCGTGAGGGCAG GCCTCATGACACCAGAAGAGCACAAGAAGTTTGAGAGCTTGAATTCCCCCCACAACAAGTTTTGGATCCCGTGCGTGTGGTTCTCCAACCTGGCTGTGAAGGCGAGGAATGACGGGAGGATCCGGGACAGCGTGCTGCTCCAAGGCATCCTGAAT gagctcaaCACCCTGCGCAGCCAGTGCGGGAGGCTCTACGGATACGACTGGATCAGCATCCCCCTGGTCTACACCCAG GTGGTGACCGTGGCTGTTTACAGCTTCTTCCTGGCCTGTCTGATCGGGAGGCAATTCCTGGATCCAGAGAAAGCATATCCTGGCCATGAGCTGGATCTCTTCGTGCCTGTCTTTACGTTTTTGCAATTCTTCTTCTACGCTGGCTGGTTAAAG GTGGCCGAGCAGCTCATCAACCCTTTTGGGGAGGACGACGATGACTTTGAAACCAACTGGCTCATCGACAGGAACCTGCAG GTCTCCCTCATGGCAGTGGATGAGATGCACCAGGATTTACCCATTCTGGAGAAGGACCTGTACTGGAACGAGCCCGATCCCCAGCCACCCTACACCGCAGCCACTGCCGAGTACAAGCGCCCATCCTTCCTAGGCTCCACTTTTGACATCAG CATGCAGAAGGAAGAGATGGAGTTCCAGCCCCTGGAGCAGATTAAAGAGAACGAGGAGGCCAACCACTCCACTCCCTTGCTGGGACACCTGGGCCGCCTCCTGGGTGTCCAGTCCCCGAGCTTCTCCAGGTCCTCTTCCCGGATGAACCTGCTGCGCCGGCGAGGAGATCCCGCGGCGCCCTTCTCCCATTATACCTACCAGGACATGGGGAAGTCCGGAAGCCCTTGCGGCATCAATCAGCCAAGGGGAGACTCCCAGGAGCAGTGGGACAGCGAAGAGGGAAAACTGAGGGAGTTTGATGCCTTCATGTCCACCCCCTTCTATGAGAGGCCTGGGTTCTACAGCGCTCCACAGACGCCCATCAGCTCCATCCCCATGATTTTCCCTTCCCGCCGCCAAGGGCGCAAGAAGCCGCCGGCACTCTCCAGCATCGCTGCGTGCTCCACTTCCCTTCGGGATGTCATCGTCAACACCTCCCCTTCCAGGGCCAGCGACGTGGACAAGAGTCAGAGctctctgggctctgctgcaaGAGAAACCTTTGTTTGGCCCACAGAGCGGAGCAGAGGTCCTGACTTCATGGCTGTGACAGTagaagaaggaaagagcagctccagggaagctgCCACCACGGGAAGCCCAGGAGCACGGTCCACAGCATCCAAcagcccaaaattccccttcCTGGCAGAGTCCCCCGAGCATGAGAAACAAGGCAGCTTCAAGAATCTGAAGAGCTCCAAAGCCTCACACCCACCCTGGCTAAACCTGGAGAGCACAGCCTCTGCCACTCCCAATTCAGAGCATTCCAGTGCCTTTCACACCCCCAGCAACAAAACCCCCGGAGGCAGCGCCTCCCTCTGCTTCTCCTTCACTCCAGTCACTTCTCCAGCGCTGGAAAGGTCCCACAAGGGGAACCTGGGTCCCGAGGCTCACAGCCTGAGTTTGGAAGATACAGCCAGTGCTCCAGACCAGCACCCAGAGGTTTCCAGGAACATGAGAGACTCTGGGAATGGAAGCACTAACCCCCCAGCTCCAAAAGAGCCCAGAAGAGCAGAGAGTCCATCCCCCAACGACTCTGGAATCTCCCTAGCCGAGGGTGACTACGTGGGGCTGATGGAGGTGATCCTGGAGGCCAGTGAAAGCCCAGGGGAGGAGCAGATGGACCAGTACAGCTAA
- the RAB3IL1 gene encoding guanine nucleotide exchange factor for Rab-3A gives MSDSPASGVGSVPEAEDGQAESKAGAAPVHQGSEGIQPPGGEPRAMASQVSFEEESQNPPAVGHWKPLMPSKGDKEEPEGGCQDAGGVDEPQSTEQLNVSRLRSSSVEIREKGSEFLRDELHKAQKELKLKDKECERLSKVREQLEQELEELTASLFEEAHKMVREANTKQAAAEKQLREARGKIDMLQAEVTALKTLVITSTPSSPNRELHPQLQSPSKAGFRKGHGRNKSTSSAMVSAASQNVAPEPVSRECKEVDSILFAEFQAWKESPTLDKSCSFLDRIYREDVGPCLDFTKQELSELVRVAVEQNTLTIEPVASQTVPMGKVAAEECGGPKKCALSGLPRTCKHRIMLGDSGNYYYISPSCRARITAVCNFFTYIRYIQQGLVRQDVELMYWEVMRLRREMSLAKLGFYPSEM, from the exons ATGTCTGATTCTCCTGCTTCTGGCGTTGGGTCTGTCCCCGAGGCAGAGGATGGACAAGCTGAGagcaaggcaggagctgcccctgtGCACCAAGGCTCCGAGGGGATACAGCCGCCTGGAGGAGAGCCCAGGGCAATGGCAAG CCAGGTCAGTTTTGAGGAAGAGAGCCAGAATCCACCCGCTGTGGGCCACTGGAAGCCCCTGATGCCATCCAAAGGTGACAAGGAAGAGCCAGAGGGTGGATGCCAGGATGCTGGAGGTGTGGATGAGCCCCAGTCCACGGAGCAGCTCAACGTGTCCCGGCTGCGCAGCTCCTCGGTGGAGATCCGGGAAAAGGGCTCTGAGTTCCTGAGAGATGAGCTGCACAAAGCACAGAAG GAGCTGAAGCTCAAGGACAAAGAATGTGAGAGATTGTCAAAAGTCAGGGAACAACTGGAGCAGGAACTGGAGGAGTTAACAGCCAGCCTGTTTGAG GAAGCCCACAAGATGGTGAGAGAAGCCAACACCAAAcaggctgcagcagagaaacagcTGAGGGAGGCCCGGGGCAAG ATTGACATGCTGCAGGCAGAGGTGACAGCCCTGAAGACGCTGGTGATCACATCCACGCCGTCCTCCCCGAACAGGGAGCTGCACCCTCAGCTGCAGAGCCCTTCCAAAGCTGGCTTCAGGAAGGGCCACGGGCGCAACAAAAGCACCAGCAGTGCCATGGTGTCAGCTGCCAGCCAGAACGTGGCTCCAGAGCCCGTCAGCCGGGAATGCAAAGAG GTCGACTCCATTTTATTTGCTGAGTTCCAGGCCTGGAAGGAATCTCCAACTTTGGACAAATCCTGCTCCTTCCTGGACAGAATTTACCGAGAAGATGTAGGACCTTGTCTGGACTTCACCAAGCAGGAG CTGTCGGAGCTGGTGCGAGTGGCTGTGGAGCAGAACACCCTCACCATCGAGCCAGTGGCTTCCCAGACTGTCCCCATGGGGAAGGTGGCAGCAGAAGAGTGTGGTGGCCCCAA GAAGTGTGCTCTGAGTGGCCTCCCCAGGACCTGCAAGCACCGGATCATGCTGGGGGATTCTGGGAATTACTACTACATTTCCCCTTCCTGCAGGGCCAGG ATCACAGCAGTGTGCAACTTCTTCACCTACATCCGCTATATCCAGCAAGGCCTGGTGAGGCAGGATG TGGAGCTGATGTACTGGGAGGTCATGCGGCTCCGGAGGGAGATGTCTCTGGCCAAACTTGGATTTTATCCCAGCGAGATGTAA